The Rhododendron vialii isolate Sample 1 chromosome 1a, ASM3025357v1 region ggaattaattaaTATTCCGAAGAATAGTGGTTAAGTCCATGATAGTGGTTAAGTTCAGAATCGTACACGGAGAGTAAAAAACTAAGTTGCGATACATTCAATTTATTTCTACTGTAATTCTGAAAGGAAAATGTTTGGATTTGATTAAACTAAGAAAGCGATTAAAGGAATTGTAAGCGAATGAGAGAAGGGACAAGGGTTTCCGATTCAGTCTTCCTTTGTAACATAATTGTTTCGAAACTTAGGAGGGTTCACATTCAACATTAAACCAGACCATCGTAGGGTAGCAATTCTTATCGataatccccaaaaatataATCGAGATTCGTACTCTGTATAGGCTATCTTAACACCGCACAGATCGTCTCACTGAATTTAACCAACCACACGAACCGTCTCACGTCGTATACTCTATCTCAAAGTCTATCTTGAAACATTAGAAACTATTGTATGAAAGTGCTTGAAACCGTGGATACAAACACATTCAAATGttagaaaaatattaaacttcataaaaagttatgaatcgacCAAGTCATACAATCTAAGTCTACGCTATTTGGAGAGACCTCCTAATCACCCTAGCCGAATAGTTTAGCCGCTCGTAGAGTGAGAACAAATAATCGTGAAACAAATAAAACTCCATTGAACAATAAACTAAAAAGCTTTGCAGAGAATAAAAAGATTGAACCCTgaagtttattttcttcttccgtcGTGTTGTTGCTACTGCTCTGGCCGAGCGTGAAGAACAGCCGCACCACTCAATTGCTCCCTCTATTGCGTGAGAAAAAGTTCCTGACGGAAGCCCCCGTTCTCCGTTTCTGCGTGAGAATAAGATATCCCTCAAaccctttttttcccctctttatATAGCTAGTCTGCGCTTTTATTTTTACCAAAGGCCGGGGCACAcgtgatgcgtgtgcaagtcggattttcatAACCACTCCGCTTGATTCATCATTTTGAAAGTAATTTTTACTCTCGgcacaatttttaataaatttctctctctatctctctccacttattaccactcaactctcaaaaatgactttttaaaacctcaaccaaacaaagtgaacatttttgtaaaaatgtttCTCACTTATtgttcgatcaaatttttacaaaatgttgtgaaaatccgacttgcacacatATCGTGTGTGCCCCGACCTCTAATCTATTCTAATAAGCACGAAACAACAAACTGGCTACAACTTTTCTATGCATTCAAATGCCCATAAAGCACTATAAATAATGCACTCTCgggcaaagtttcaaaatcatcaCCCCATTCCAACGGAACCTCAAAATGAAAcccatcacaactttttttttttttttttgtaaaaatacttcccactttttttttgttacgcATCACCAAACCACCATTCCAACCGCTTCTCCGTACCAGTTTaatggaagagagaaaaagaagcatGTGTAGGCCCCATTCCGAAACGTAAAAAAAGTCTTTCGCTGCGTTTGGTTCacaattttgaaatgaaaattttgagttaaaatgtaaaaacatgTGATTGAAAGGAGGGGATAAACAGGTAAAAATGAAAGGAGGGGATAAACAGGTCCCTTCTTTTGTGTTGGATGACAATTGACAAATGAGTACTAGTGGGAAAGTGTAAGCCCACGTTAAAACCCAAGACTCTATTAGTTTTGTACTTTGTATTTGAGTTTTAATGAATCTTATTTTCTCTgagcaaaaaaccaaaaacattgAAACCcaatttcaagtttttttttggaaaaggtAAAACCAATTCAAGTGGAAACATTTATTATTCAGAAGTATTAGTTGTACCAGTATATATAGAGGGATCAATGACTTCAAACCAACACAACCGTAACCCAAATATACTCGCCACTTTTCCACTCTcaatccaaaaaccaaatgaagaggTTGATATGGCTctttcattttctcttctttttcttccagtGTCAATCTGCTTCTTCATCCCCTCTCTCTTCATCTCCTTCGTCGAATCATTCGTGTTCTCTCAATGAGAGAACTTCACTGCTGCAATTTAAGCAAATGTTTACCATAGACAGTTATGCTTCTTTCCGGCAGTGTGATGAACTTGGTTCTTCTTCGCACCCGAAGACAGTGTCTTGGAACGAGACTACTGATAGCGATTGTTGCTCATGGGACGGGGTAACGTGCAATGTGTCCACTGGTCATGTGATTGGGCTCGACCTTAGTTGTAGCAAACTCTATGGCACCATCCATCCGAATACCACTCTTTACCAACTCCCACACCTCCAGCAACTCAATCTCGCCTTCAATCATTTCAACTTCTCCCCTTTTCCACCCTCGTTTAGCCGATTCACGAGCTTATCCCATCTCAACCTATCCTCTTCCTTTCTCTCAGGCTCAATCCCATCGGAAATCACCCACCTATTCAAACTCGTTTCACTCGATCTCTCTTCTTCCATGGGTGTTATGTCCAAGACTGGTATACTAAGACTCGAACCCCACAATTTCAAAACCTTGCTCATGAACCTGACCCAACTAGAAAACCTGAAGCTTACCCTAGTAAACATATCTTCGGGTCTACCTGATTCCCTTATGAATTTGTCTTCTTTAGCGACTCTCGACCTTAAGAAGACCGGACTCAGTGGAAAACTACCCGATTCAATAGGCTATCTTGGGTTTTTAAATTACTTGGATCTCTCTGTCAACGAACTCTCTGGGCCTCTTCCCGAGTCACTTGGAAACCTCACGTGGATTACTGTATTACGTTTATCAGAAAACAATTTGAACGGTCAGGTACCGTCTACTCTCTCAAATCTTGAGCAACTTTCTGATTTCCACATTGAGTATAATAATCTCAATGGTACAATTCCTGAGTTCTTTTCTAAGTTTACAAAGTTGGAGTATTTAAGACTCGACCGTAATAATTTCAAGGGCCCATTTCCACGTTGGGTGGCCAACCTAACACAACTTGTTTGTTTAGACATTTCGTCTAATCCACTTACCGCGGGGCCTATTCCTAACTTAAGTGGACTTCCAAACCTCCAATGGTTCGGCTTATCCAATAGCAATCGCAATGGAACACTACCATCGTGGTTGTTTGGTATTCCCTCGTTGCAAACGTTAGACCTTGGATATAACCAGTTGACTGGACAAATTCATGAGTTCCGACATGATTCACAGTTGTGGAACATTGACTTGAGAAACAATAAACTCAATGGTCCCATTCCACAGTCAATCTCAGGTCTTGTGAACTTGCGTTACCTCTTCCTTTCATCAAATAATCTCAGTGGTATCATCGAGCTACAGATATTCTCAAACCTTGAAGTGCTTGATCTTTCGAAGAGTAATACCTTAGTGAGCATTGGTAGTAAAGCCAACACTACCTGGCCCAATCTTCGTTTCTTGGGTTTGTCCTATTGCAATATAACCGAGTTCCCAGAATTCTTAAAAAGCGCAGAGAAGCTCCAATCACTAGATCTATCCCACAACATTCTTCGTGGTCAAGTCCCGTCTACTCTCTCAAATCTTGAGCAACTCACTGATTTCCGCGTTGAGCATAACAATCTCAATGGTACAATTCCTGAGTTCTTTTCTAAGTTTACAAAGTTGGAGTATTTAAGACTTGACCGTAATAATTTCAACGGCCCATTTCCACGTTGGGTGGCCAACCTAACACAACTTGTTTGTTTAGACATTTCGTCTAATCCACTTAACGCGGGGCCTATTCCTAACTTAAGTGGACTTCCAAACCTCCAATGGTTCGGCTTATCCAATAGCAATCGCAATGGAACACTACCATCATGGTTGTTTGGTATTCCCTCGTTGCAAACGTTAGACCTTGGATATAACCAGTTGACTGGACAAATTCATGAGTTCCGACATGATTCACAGTTGTGGATCATTGACTTGAAAAACAATAAACTCAATGGTCCCATTCCACAGTCAATCTCAAGTCTTGTGAACTTGCGTTACCTCCTCCTTTCATCAAATAATCTGAGTGTTGTCATCGAGCTACGGATATTCTCAAACCTTGAAGtgcttgatctttcaaagagtAATACCTTAGTGAGCATTGGTAGTAAAGCCAACACTACCTGGCCCAATCTTCGTGTCTTGGGTTTGTCCTCTTGTAACATAACTGAGTTCCCGGAATTCTTAAAAAGCGCAGAGAAGCTCCAATCACTAGATCTATCCAACAACAAAATTCGTGGTGAGATTCCGAAGTTGTCAGCAGGGGCTtccttatattttttggatCTCTCTTACAACGAACTCTCTGGGCCTCTTCCCGAGTCACTTGGAAACCTCACGGGGATTACTGTATTACGtttaacaaaaaacaatttgaacGGTCAGCTCCCGTCTACTCTCTCAAATCTTGAGCAACTCACTGATTTCCGCGTTGAGTATAACTACAATCTCAATGGTACAATTCCCGAGTTCTTTTCTAAGCTTACAAAGTTGGAGTATTTAAGACTTGACCGTAATAATTTCAACGGCCCATTTCCACGTTGGGTGGCTAACCTAACACAACTTGTTTGTTTAGACATTTCGTCTAATGCACTTACCGCGGGGCCTATTCCTAACTTAAGTGGACTTCCAAACCTCCAATGGTTCGGCTTATCCAATAGCAATCGCAATGGAACACTACCATCGTGGTTGTTTGCTATTCCCTCATTGCAGTTGTTAGACCTTGGATATAACCAGTTGAATGGACAGATTCATGAGTTCCGACATGATTCACAGTTATGGATCATTGACTTGAGAAACAACAAACTCAATGGTCCCATTCCGCAGTCAATCTCAGGTCTTGTGAACTTGCGTCACCTCTTCCTTTCATCGAATAATCTGAGTGGTGTCATCGAGCTACAGATATTCTCAAACCTTGAAGTGCTTTATCTTTCGAAGAGTAATACCTCAGTGAGCATTGGAAGTAATGCCAACACTACCTGGCCCAATATTCGTATCTTGGGTTTGTCCTCTTGCAACATAACCGAGTTCTCGGAATTCTTAAAAGGTGCAGAGAAGCTCCAATCAGTAGATCTATCCGACAACAAACTTCGTGGTGAGATTCCGAAGTTAGCAGCGGCTTCCATATATTTTTTGGATCTTTCCTATAACTATCTTCAAGGACCCCTCCTAGTTCCATCATCATCATTAATCCGCTTCCTAATCTCACACAATAAACTAACCGGAGAATTCCCTtcatcaatttgcaatatgagtTTCCTCGAGATTCTTGTTTTGTCGAATAACAACTTAAATGGTGTTATTCCACACTGTTTGGGAAATGTCATCAATAATCTCAAGGTGTTAGATCTCCGAACGAATGACTTCCATGGGGCTATCCCTACAACATTTGCAAATAGAAGTATGTTGAGGAGTCTTAATTTAAATGGAAATCGTTTCCAAGGACCAGTGCC contains the following coding sequences:
- the LOC131327537 gene encoding receptor-like protein 9DC3; the protein is MKRLIWLFHFLFFFFQCQSASSSPLSSSPSSNHSCSLNERTSLLQFKQMFTIDSYASFRQCDELGSSSHPKTVSWNETTDSDCCSWDGVTCNVSTGHVIGLDLSCSKLYGTIHPNTTLYQLPHLQQLNLAFNHFNFSPFPPSFSRFTSLSHLNLSSSFLSGSIPSEITHLFKLVSLDLSSSMGVMSKTGILRLEPHNFKTLLMNLTQLENLKLTLVNISSGLPDSLMNLSSLATLDLKKTGLSGKLPDSIGYLGFLNYLDLSVNELSGPLPESLGNLTWITVLRLSENNLNGQVPSTLSNLEQLSDFHIEYNNLNGTIPEFFSKFTKLEYLRLDRNNFKGPFPRWVANLTQLVCLDISSNPLTAGPIPNLSGLPNLQWFGLSNSNRNGTLPSWLFGIPSLQTLDLGYNQLTGQIHEFRHDSQLWNIDLRNNKLNGPIPQSISGLVNLRYLFLSSNNLSGIIELQIFSNLEVLDLSKSNTLVSIGSKANTTWPNLRFLGLSYCNITEFPEFLKSAEKLQSLDLSHNILRGQVPSTLSNLEQLTDFRVEHNNLNGTIPEFFSKFTKLEYLRLDRNNFNGPFPRWVANLTQLVCLDISSNPLNAGPIPNLSGLPNLQWFGLSNSNRNGTLPSWLFGIPSLQTLDLGYNQLTGQIHEFRHDSQLWIIDLKNNKLNGPIPQSISSLVNLRYLLLSSNNLSVVIELRIFSNLEVLDLSKSNTLVSIGSKANTTWPNLRVLGLSSCNITEFPEFLKSAEKLQSLDLSNNKIRGPLLVPSSSLIRFLISHNKLTGEFPSSICNMSFLEILVLSNNNLNGVIPHCLGNVINNLKVLDLRTNDFHGAIPTTFANRSMLRSLNLNGNRFQGPVPRSLANCKSMEVLDLGNNNLNGEFPHWLESLPELQVLVLKSNKFHGPIGTSRTETPFPKLRIIDLSHNNFTGLLPEPYFLNFKALMNVDKSKSSSLYMGDTVYRDTMELVLKGVVIELKYILTTFTTIDLSNNHFRGEIPNNVGKLQGLRLLNLSQNSLSGHLPSLLQNMTMLESLDLSSNQITGEIPGELKSLTFLAVLNLSKNHLVGPIPHGNQFDTFQNDSYIGNSGLCGLPLSKKCGDSEAQPQPPQPWDVDDDDDASGFTWRIVLMGYGCGLVIGVTMGFVMFLTGRPRWFTRIVIGGEPRRKVVRISQIGWRSQRS